A genomic segment from Anaerolineae bacterium encodes:
- a CDS encoding mandelate racemase/muconate lactonizing enzyme family protein: MKITEIEAICLRLPEVDATRCDGTQDTLVVRVHTDEGITGIGEVDSVPLVCKAVIEAPPSHSLATGLRALLIGENPLEIERLWDKMFHGTLYFGRYGPVLHAMSGIDMALWDILGKATGRPVSELLGGRFCAKIKAYASALMPETPREAGKLAELFAGQGYRAVKFGWGSVGRDPRLDEELVRAIRSAVGAGVDVMIDGGHAWDRKGALRMAEVYAKYEVVWLEEPLHPDDLGGYRELVSRSPIPIAAGEQESGRRAFERLLDEAGLDILQPDLARCGGLTEGRRIAYMAYDRRRKVVPHSFKTGILLAASAHFAAAIPNGFMMEYPVSTSPLVRDLVRDPVEFRDGYVLVPEDRDGLGISLDEQVLERYRVA, translated from the coding sequence ATGAAGATAACGGAGATTGAAGCGATCTGCTTGAGGCTTCCAGAGGTGGATGCCACTCGATGCGATGGGACACAGGACACGCTGGTGGTCCGCGTCCATACGGATGAAGGCATCACGGGCATCGGAGAAGTGGACTCGGTCCCGCTGGTCTGTAAAGCGGTGATCGAAGCCCCTCCATCCCACAGCCTTGCGACGGGGCTGCGAGCGCTCCTAATCGGTGAGAACCCGTTGGAGATCGAGCGGCTCTGGGACAAGATGTTCCACGGGACGCTCTACTTCGGCCGTTACGGGCCGGTGCTTCATGCGATGAGCGGGATAGATATGGCCCTGTGGGACATCCTGGGTAAGGCGACTGGTCGGCCGGTCAGCGAGCTTTTGGGTGGGAGGTTCTGCGCCAAGATCAAAGCTTATGCCAGTGCGCTCATGCCCGAGACGCCCCGTGAGGCTGGGAAGCTGGCTGAATTGTTTGCAGGACAAGGGTACCGGGCGGTGAAGTTCGGCTGGGGTTCGGTTGGACGAGATCCGAGACTAGACGAGGAGCTTGTGCGGGCCATCCGATCAGCGGTTGGTGCTGGGGTTGATGTGATGATTGATGGGGGCCATGCGTGGGACCGGAAGGGGGCGCTTCGGATGGCGGAGGTCTACGCAAAGTATGAGGTGGTTTGGCTGGAGGAGCCGCTCCATCCGGACGATCTGGGGGGCTATCGGGAGCTGGTCAGCCGCAGCCCGATCCCCATTGCGGCGGGGGAACAGGAAAGTGGTCGGCGCGCGTTTGAGCGGCTGCTTGATGAGGCTGGCCTGGATATTTTGCAACCTGACCTAGCTCGCTGTGGTGGGCTAACGGAGGGCCGAAGGATCGCCTATATGGCCTATGATCGTCGTCGGAAGGTGGTTCCCCATTCGTTTAAGACTGGGATTTTGTTGGCTGCCAGCGCTCACTTTGCTGCTGCCATCCCCAACGGGTTCATGATGGAGTATCCCGTTTCCACCTCACCGCTGGTGCGAGATCTGGTGCGCGA
- a CDS encoding carbohydrate ABC transporter permease, whose translation MAQWAQREVTGQAWRLMRGMHFTRLLTKVVVFFILSLTAVAFLLPLAWMISTSLKPKSQIFVYPLVWIPDPPMWDNYAKALNNPSFKFLLFLKNSLYYAVLSTIGIVLSSSLVAYAFARLRWWGRNFWFIITLATMMVPYPVTMIPLYLIFSKIGWVNSFKPLIVPNFMGAAFFIFLLRQFFLTIPMDLSDAARMDGASELRIYWHVVMPLAKPALATVALFTFLYCWNDFLGPLIFLTDGNKYTLAVGLAAFRGQYRTQWDLMMAASTVVTAPIVIVFFFAQRQFIEGITLTGIKG comes from the coding sequence ATGGCGCAGTGGGCGCAGCGAGAAGTGACGGGTCAAGCGTGGAGGCTTATGCGCGGGATGCATTTCACGCGCTTGCTCACAAAGGTCGTGGTTTTTTTCATACTTTCCCTCACAGCCGTGGCCTTTCTCTTGCCCTTGGCGTGGATGATCAGCACGTCGCTAAAACCTAAGTCACAAATTTTCGTTTACCCACTGGTCTGGATACCTGATCCGCCCATGTGGGACAACTATGCCAAAGCGCTCAACAATCCCTCTTTCAAGTTCTTGCTGTTCCTCAAGAATAGCCTGTACTATGCTGTCCTTTCAACTATTGGCATCGTGCTTTCCAGTTCGCTGGTGGCCTATGCGTTTGCCCGATTGCGATGGTGGGGACGTAACTTCTGGTTCATCATCACGTTGGCGACGATGATGGTCCCCTACCCGGTGACGATGATCCCGCTTTATCTCATCTTCAGCAAAATCGGCTGGGTCAACAGCTTCAAGCCGTTGATTGTGCCCAACTTCATGGGCGCCGCCTTTTTTATCTTCCTCCTTCGCCAGTTCTTTTTAACGATCCCCATGGACCTGTCCGACGCCGCCCGCATGGATGGAGCTTCAGAGTTGCGGATTTATTGGCATGTAGTTATGCCGCTGGCCAAGCCGGCTCTGGCCACAGTCGCCCTCTTCACGTTCCTGTATTGCTGGAATGACTTCTTGGGGCCGTTGATCTTCCTCACGGATGGCAATAAGTACACGCTGGCCGTCGGCCTCGCTGCGTTTCGTGGGCAATATCGGACGCAATGGGATCTGATGATGGCAGCTTCTACCGTCGTCACAGCTCCGATTGTAATCGTCTTTTTCTTTGCCCAGCGGCAATTCATCGAGGGAATCACGCTGACCGGAATCAAAGGATAG
- a CDS encoding sugar ABC transporter permease gives MAQRSIASSAHSGEAVSHWLVAWRRPKRSVLRAHLTGYLFALPWLLNLVLFTAYPIGAAFYYSFTEYSVLQPARWIGLRNYGEMFFEDELFWKSLYNTGYYALFSVPLGLVVALWLAILLNQKIPLRSFFRATFFLPSIVPVVAASVVWAWILNPEFGLINDLLGRLGLYRPPWLTSEVWSKPAFILMSLWGIGPTTIIFLAGLQDIPQHLYEAAEIDGANTFQRFRAITLPMLTPTIFFNLVTGLIGAFQIFTQVYIISEGGPLWSTLFYVYYLWRRAFQFFNMGYASALALVLFVIILALTLLVLGTSRRWVYYEGEQR, from the coding sequence ATGGCCCAGAGAAGTATTGCATCTTCTGCCCATTCAGGGGAAGCGGTTAGTCATTGGCTAGTCGCTTGGCGACGGCCTAAACGTTCAGTGTTGCGCGCGCATCTCACCGGTTATCTTTTTGCCTTACCTTGGCTGCTCAACCTGGTTCTGTTTACGGCCTATCCCATTGGCGCCGCGTTCTATTACAGCTTCACTGAATATAGTGTCTTACAGCCAGCGCGCTGGATCGGGCTGCGGAACTACGGTGAGATGTTCTTTGAGGACGAGCTGTTCTGGAAATCACTATACAACACCGGTTATTATGCCCTCTTCTCGGTGCCGCTGGGACTTGTGGTGGCTCTCTGGCTGGCCATCCTCTTAAATCAGAAGATTCCCCTTCGATCGTTTTTCCGGGCTACCTTTTTCCTGCCTTCCATCGTACCGGTGGTGGCAGCGTCAGTAGTGTGGGCTTGGATCTTAAATCCCGAGTTTGGCCTTATCAACGACCTGTTAGGACGGCTAGGGCTGTATCGTCCGCCTTGGCTGACCAGTGAAGTGTGGTCGAAGCCGGCCTTTATCTTGATGAGCCTGTGGGGCATTGGGCCGACAACGATCATTTTCCTAGCTGGTCTGCAAGACATCCCGCAGCATCTCTACGAGGCCGCCGAAATAGACGGGGCAAACACATTCCAGCGTTTCCGCGCTATCACGCTGCCAATGCTCACACCGACCATCTTCTTCAACCTGGTAACAGGCCTCATTGGCGCGTTCCAGATTTTTACGCAGGTCTACATCATCTCCGAGGGAGGGCCGCTCTGGTCTACGCTCTTCTACGTCTACTACCTGTGGCGCCGCGCCTTTCAGTTTTTCAACATGGGATACGCCTCGGCACTAGCATTGGTGTTGTTTGTGATCATCCTGGCTTTGACGCTGCTCGTGTTGGGGACATCTAGAAGATGGGTGTATTACGAAGGGGAGCAACGGTGA
- a CDS encoding ABC transporter substrate-binding protein: protein MKQQESWTGARLTRRELLRGLIGVSLGTSVASLWAACAPQAAPAAPEAKPEEAKPAGKGPVKISYWTFWADRWGEFQQQIVNKYNESQSEIQVEMLIVPWGELSTKLLTAIPAGTPPDFTIIGRSEAIEWAVRGGIMPLDERIAAEPRIKPEDWFEVAWKEVVWRGKVYALPFESGTYAAWLNAEIFNEVGLDPTKPPITWSEVDVVAEKITQGDAQSGYQRVGFIPWGSRVDLLGWLAGGEWYDEQNEKITAVTPENIAAFNWIKQYADKYGGEAIERFQQGLGGHMTADDPFFRGKLGIVFYGSWVMSSKNEYAPNLKYVVWPLPYRDGAKNATVNQGSACVLPKGSPNPDAAFKFATFMAIDGIAMWVPLAADMVSRKDQTHIYPKALPDTEEERAYWKVYNDALAYAHHEPLMPVRSFWNSQLNNARDNVVRGKMTPEQALLEAQEATQKELDKVLGKV, encoded by the coding sequence ATGAAACAGCAAGAGAGCTGGACGGGAGCGCGTTTGACGCGGCGCGAGCTATTGCGGGGGTTGATCGGCGTGAGCTTGGGGACCAGTGTTGCCTCACTTTGGGCTGCCTGCGCGCCTCAAGCAGCCCCGGCTGCGCCTGAAGCGAAACCAGAAGAGGCCAAGCCCGCTGGCAAAGGCCCGGTGAAGATCAGCTATTGGACCTTCTGGGCCGATCGCTGGGGCGAGTTCCAGCAACAAATTGTGAACAAGTATAACGAGAGCCAGTCGGAAATCCAGGTGGAGATGCTCATTGTGCCCTGGGGCGAGCTTAGTACCAAGCTGCTCACGGCTATCCCCGCGGGTACGCCACCAGATTTTACGATTATCGGCCGCAGTGAAGCCATTGAGTGGGCAGTGCGTGGTGGGATCATGCCGCTAGACGAGCGGATCGCCGCGGAGCCGCGAATCAAACCGGAGGATTGGTTTGAGGTAGCGTGGAAAGAGGTGGTGTGGCGTGGCAAGGTATATGCTCTGCCATTCGAGTCCGGCACCTATGCCGCGTGGCTCAATGCGGAGATCTTCAATGAGGTTGGGCTGGATCCTACAAAGCCGCCGATCACGTGGTCGGAGGTGGATGTCGTCGCCGAGAAGATCACCCAGGGAGATGCTCAGAGTGGCTATCAACGCGTCGGCTTTATCCCATGGGGGTCACGGGTAGACTTATTGGGTTGGTTGGCGGGCGGCGAGTGGTACGACGAGCAAAATGAGAAGATCACCGCAGTCACGCCGGAGAACATTGCTGCCTTCAATTGGATCAAGCAGTATGCTGACAAATATGGTGGCGAGGCCATTGAGCGGTTCCAACAGGGGTTAGGAGGCCATATGACCGCTGATGACCCCTTCTTCCGTGGGAAGCTGGGTATCGTATTCTACGGAAGCTGGGTCATGTCGTCCAAGAACGAGTATGCGCCTAACCTGAAGTATGTGGTCTGGCCGCTACCCTATCGTGATGGAGCTAAAAACGCAACGGTTAACCAGGGATCAGCTTGTGTCTTGCCTAAGGGCTCCCCAAATCCCGATGCTGCCTTCAAATTTGCAACCTTCATGGCCATTGATGGCATCGCCATGTGGGTGCCGCTGGCCGCCGATATGGTCTCTCGTAAGGATCAGACTCACATCTATCCTAAGGCTCTGCCGGATACCGAGGAGGAGCGCGCCTATTGGAAGGTATATAACGATGCGCTAGCTTACGCTCACCATGAGCCGCTGATGCCGGTGCGCAGCTTCTGGAACTCTCAGCTCAACAACGCGCGCGACAATGTGGTACGCGGCAAAATGACACCCGAGCAGGCCTTGCTGGAAGCGCAAGAGGCGACCCAAAAGGAACTGGATAAGGTGTTGGGCAAGGTGTAA
- a CDS encoding LacI family transcriptional regulator, whose protein sequence is MPRDRRASLKDVAMLANTSVATASRVLNGKGYASLAARQRVLEAAKLLGYHPNLRARGLRQRSSCGIGLIIPNLLNAYYTALADAISQLLAGSGYHLLLSSTRDDPLLEQAIVYDMIGQDVAGLIWVPSSRDRELVDYLLRQRIPAVSIVRRVPGDVLDTVVFADYDGSYAATQHLIRLGHRAIGYIGGDVRYSSNYARWQGYLAALSDASLSVDEQRVKLGVALSAWGETAASELLQLPSPPTAIFVASNAIMPGVIKLLRRQGVAIPKEMSLICFDDVDWFSFSVPPITAVQISHARLAETALELLLKRIEDPQRPLSYVEIDFELVLRSSTGPPCYGPESESENALAGWMID, encoded by the coding sequence ATGCCTCGCGACAGACGGGCCAGCTTGAAAGACGTAGCCATGTTAGCTAATACTTCTGTGGCTACAGCGTCTCGGGTGCTGAATGGCAAGGGCTACGCGTCCCTAGCTGCGCGCCAGCGGGTTCTAGAGGCGGCCAAGCTGCTTGGTTATCATCCCAATTTGCGAGCCAGAGGGCTCCGACAGCGGTCCAGTTGTGGTATTGGGCTGATCATCCCCAATCTGCTGAACGCTTATTACACTGCGTTAGCGGACGCGATCAGCCAGTTACTGGCAGGATCGGGTTACCATCTGCTTCTGTCATCTACGCGCGATGATCCGCTCTTGGAGCAGGCCATCGTGTATGACATGATCGGCCAGGATGTGGCCGGGCTAATCTGGGTGCCTTCCAGCCGCGATCGAGAGCTGGTGGATTACCTGCTTCGGCAACGGATCCCGGCCGTTTCTATCGTTCGCCGCGTGCCAGGGGATGTCCTGGACACGGTGGTATTTGCCGATTACGATGGAAGTTATGCCGCCACGCAACATTTGATCCGGCTAGGGCATCGCGCGATCGGCTATATCGGCGGTGATGTCCGCTATAGCAGCAACTATGCCCGTTGGCAGGGATATCTGGCCGCCCTGAGCGATGCCAGCTTGTCAGTAGATGAGCAACGGGTGAAATTAGGGGTAGCATTGAGCGCTTGGGGGGAAACAGCCGCATCTGAGCTACTCCAATTGCCTTCGCCGCCCACGGCCATCTTCGTTGCCAGCAACGCAATCATGCCTGGTGTCATCAAGTTGTTGCGTCGTCAAGGGGTGGCGATTCCGAAAGAGATGTCCCTTATTTGTTTTGATGACGTGGACTGGTTCTCGTTCTCGGTGCCCCCGATTACGGCCGTGCAGATCAGCCATGCTAGGTTGGCGGAGACAGCGCTAGAGCTGCTGTTGAAGCGGATCGAAGATCCCCAACGGCCGCTGTCATATGTGGAGATTGATTTTGAGTTGGTACTGCGGAGCTCAACCGGGCCTCCCTGCTATGGGCCTGAGAGTGAATCTGAGAATGCTCTCGCTGGATGGATGATCGATTAA
- a CDS encoding YkvA family protein: protein MALKGEIVEPRDEGFRSRREASFYRALRERVKQWGRERQLDPAKLEYLLAAPDLFVLLSRLATDPRVPGSVKAKVAAGLAYFLMPVDVIPDLLGPVGMLDDVFVAAWLLHTVAEQLNALDPTILKEHWEGEEDVLEKIRWLAARGEQILGHVLTLRLKRVSQR, encoded by the coding sequence GTGGCTTTGAAAGGAGAGATCGTAGAACCGAGGGATGAGGGCTTTCGCTCGCGTAGGGAGGCCAGTTTCTATCGTGCTCTGCGGGAGAGGGTGAAGCAGTGGGGGAGGGAGCGTCAGCTGGACCCCGCTAAGTTAGAGTACCTGCTGGCTGCCCCCGATCTGTTTGTGCTCCTCTCTCGGCTGGCTACTGACCCGCGCGTGCCAGGAAGTGTCAAGGCCAAGGTGGCGGCCGGGTTGGCCTATTTCCTGATGCCTGTAGACGTCATCCCCGATCTCCTGGGGCCAGTAGGGATGCTGGATGACGTATTTGTCGCGGCGTGGCTATTGCATACGGTTGCTGAGCAACTGAACGCACTGGATCCGACGATCCTGAAGGAGCACTGGGAAGGCGAGGAGGATGTGCTAGAGAAGATCCGCTGGCTGGCCGCCCGCGGCGAACAGATCCTGGGCCACGTGCTCACCCTGCGGCTAAAGCGCGTCAGCCAGCGATAG
- a CDS encoding ATP-binding protein, whose product MMERAGSAEPWPYQDDILWLRTSALRRLITAGLALGLLWYAYVAGWLEIVSLRAWSGPMTLVGFSALAHRLLGRQGFVPAACVFTAGVAFSVIVATWAYANAEAILLLSLAVGIAGLLIGPRAGFLAAMTTAGTLAASVLLPPAPLLSPSLAWLTSLAAFLMALLLWVAMYPLQMALHWSWSSYERAQQQTRAVQEHRAQLSRALKDLDLAYRRLETMAVELERARKAADEARRLKAEFAANISHELRTPLNLIIGFSEMMAMAPHTYGEPLPASYRGDVQAIYRNAKHLSNLIDDVLDLSQIEAGRMGLVKEPISIQVVIDEAISTVSHLFESKKLSLTTEIPDDLPLIPADRTRVRQVLINLLNNAARFTDQGGVTIKVTADRRELTVAVADTGIGIAEEDLPKVFEEFRQLDASIRRRSGGSGLGLAISKKFVELHGGRMWVTSKMGEGTTFYFTLPVREELGISRLPPAWETWAHPTSSRDGQRTIVVVDEEPATVRLFQRYLDDYQVLAAANEEEARQLAARQAIHAIVVVSSSGESGWLQLRRAREGLPTVPVIVCTLRGGPRIARPPGVVSYLVKPVAREQFLAALEALGEQVRSLLIVDDDPEVVRLLSRMAHLAPRPFQVMRAYGGAQALTLLRRRRPGAVVLDLLMPEVDGYTVLEHMQADERLREIPVIVVTAKGQEEEVITAGLVGVTRRDGLSVGELMRCLRASLDALRPPALIHTAPALSTTSPA is encoded by the coding sequence ATGATGGAGCGAGCAGGAAGCGCGGAGCCCTGGCCCTATCAAGACGACATCCTATGGCTGCGGACTAGCGCCTTGCGTCGCCTGATAACAGCCGGCCTGGCGCTCGGGCTCCTGTGGTACGCATACGTGGCCGGCTGGCTGGAGATCGTCAGCCTGCGCGCGTGGAGCGGCCCGATGACCCTGGTTGGATTCAGCGCGCTGGCCCATCGGCTATTAGGCCGCCAGGGGTTTGTGCCCGCGGCCTGTGTGTTCACAGCCGGCGTCGCCTTCAGCGTGATCGTGGCCACCTGGGCTTACGCGAACGCCGAAGCAATTTTGCTGTTATCGCTGGCGGTGGGGATCGCCGGCCTGCTGATCGGCCCGAGGGCTGGATTCCTAGCGGCGATGACCACTGCCGGCACCCTTGCGGCTAGCGTTCTCCTCCCCCCCGCGCCGTTGCTTTCCCCTTCGCTGGCATGGCTGACCAGCCTGGCTGCCTTCCTGATGGCACTTCTGCTATGGGTGGCGATGTATCCGCTGCAAATGGCGCTGCACTGGAGCTGGTCTAGCTATGAGCGCGCCCAGCAGCAGACGAGAGCGGTGCAGGAACACCGCGCCCAACTGAGCCGCGCGCTCAAAGACCTAGACCTGGCCTATCGCCGCTTGGAAACCATGGCGGTCGAGCTGGAGCGGGCCCGCAAGGCTGCTGACGAGGCCCGTCGCCTGAAGGCCGAGTTCGCCGCCAACATTAGCCACGAGCTGCGCACCCCGCTCAACCTGATCATCGGCTTCAGCGAGATGATGGCAATGGCTCCTCACACCTATGGCGAGCCGCTGCCAGCCAGTTATCGCGGCGACGTGCAAGCCATCTACCGCAACGCCAAACACCTCTCCAACTTGATCGACGACGTGCTGGACCTGAGCCAGATCGAGGCCGGGCGCATGGGGCTGGTCAAGGAGCCCATTTCGATCCAGGTTGTGATAGATGAGGCGATATCTACCGTGTCGCATCTGTTCGAAAGCAAGAAGCTCTCACTCACAACGGAGATCCCAGACGATCTCCCCCTGATCCCGGCCGATCGCACCCGGGTGCGCCAGGTGTTGATCAACTTGCTCAACAACGCTGCCCGTTTCACCGACCAGGGAGGCGTGACTATCAAGGTGACTGCCGACCGTCGGGAGCTGACGGTGGCTGTCGCTGACACGGGAATCGGAATCGCTGAGGAGGATCTACCGAAGGTGTTTGAGGAGTTCCGACAATTGGATGCCTCGATCCGGCGTCGTTCCGGCGGCAGCGGCCTGGGGCTAGCGATTAGCAAGAAGTTCGTGGAGCTGCATGGGGGACGGATGTGGGTGACTAGCAAAATGGGAGAGGGGACCACCTTCTATTTCACCTTGCCGGTGCGAGAGGAGCTGGGGATCAGCCGATTGCCCCCCGCCTGGGAGACATGGGCACACCCGACGTCAAGCCGGGATGGCCAGAGGACGATCGTCGTGGTGGACGAGGAGCCGGCGACCGTCAGGCTTTTCCAACGGTACCTGGACGACTATCAAGTGCTCGCCGCGGCCAACGAGGAGGAGGCGCGGCAGCTAGCAGCCCGGCAGGCGATCCATGCGATCGTGGTCGTCTCCTCGTCGGGCGAGTCGGGCTGGCTGCAACTTCGCCGAGCGCGCGAGGGACTGCCCACCGTGCCAGTCATCGTCTGCACGTTGCGGGGCGGGCCCAGGATCGCTCGACCCCCAGGCGTAGTCAGCTATCTGGTGAAGCCCGTCGCGCGCGAGCAGTTCCTGGCGGCGCTGGAGGCTCTAGGGGAGCAGGTGCGGAGCCTGCTGATTGTGGATGATGATCCGGAGGTGGTGCGCCTGCTAAGCCGCATGGCGCACCTGGCCCCGCGGCCGTTCCAGGTGATGAGGGCCTACGGGGGAGCGCAGGCGCTGACCTTGCTCCGTCGGCGACGGCCGGGGGCGGTGGTATTGGATCTGTTGATGCCCGAAGTGGATGGGTATACGGTGTTGGAACACATGCAAGCGGACGAACGGCTACGGGAGATCCCAGTGATCGTGGTCACAGCGAAGGGGCAGGAAGAGGAGGTGATCACGGCCGGGCTAGTGGGCGTCACCCGCCGAGATGGGCTTTCAGTGGGAGAGCTGATGCGCTGTCTTCGAGCGAGCCTAGATGCACTGCGCCCGCCGGCCCTGATCCACACCGCGCCAGCGCTTTCAACCACATCTCCCGCGTGA
- a CDS encoding response regulator: MDRNTFSHLVKDALAHLYHHAYLQRHPLAGLLVADPTQELGGLTLHRVLLEAIEALRPPPRIPPTSAAWRPYLALSLRYVEGMEASQVAEELGISPRQFRREQQKGLDALTELLWARYQQLQAHPNHELSLSLLNAEVARLAAAPTAGITPVEATVQGVISTLSGLAARQQISLAAALPPDLPAVSMDRVVLRQILLNVLTYLLDRCLRGAIELTAHKMAQQVELVIRYTGEVLPRPTAEEEDRLSVAARLIETQGGEMHLVAKEGLTVRLSLPVRHPPTVLVIDDNPEVIQLFQRYLSGAYHVVGATTSQEALRLAQELHPHVITLDVMMPTQDGWEILQNLKNHPATQDIPVIVCSVLRERELALSLGAADFLAKPITQEMLLRALARF; this comes from the coding sequence ATGGACCGCAACACGTTTTCCCACCTCGTCAAAGACGCCCTGGCCCATCTGTACCATCACGCTTATCTCCAACGCCACCCCCTCGCCGGGCTGCTGGTCGCCGATCCCACTCAAGAGCTGGGCGGCCTGACCCTGCACCGCGTCCTTCTGGAGGCCATCGAAGCCCTCCGTCCACCCCCGCGCATCCCCCCTACCTCCGCTGCTTGGCGGCCTTATTTGGCCCTGTCCCTGCGTTACGTCGAAGGAATGGAGGCCAGCCAGGTCGCCGAGGAGCTGGGAATCAGCCCCCGCCAGTTCCGCCGCGAACAGCAGAAAGGGCTCGACGCGCTCACCGAGCTGCTCTGGGCCCGCTATCAGCAGCTACAGGCGCACCCGAATCATGAGCTTTCCCTCTCCCTGCTGAATGCCGAAGTGGCGCGCTTGGCTGCCGCGCCCACGGCCGGCATCACCCCGGTTGAGGCGACGGTACAAGGGGTCATTTCCACTCTGTCAGGGCTGGCCGCCCGCCAACAGATCTCACTAGCGGCAGCGCTACCCCCTGATCTGCCAGCGGTGTCCATGGACCGCGTCGTGCTTCGCCAGATTCTCCTCAATGTGCTGACCTATCTCCTGGATCGGTGCCTCCGGGGCGCCATCGAGCTGACCGCGCATAAGATGGCTCAGCAAGTGGAGCTGGTGATCCGCTATACTGGAGAGGTCCTGCCTCGGCCTACCGCTGAGGAAGAGGACCGGCTGTCGGTAGCTGCTCGTTTAATCGAGACCCAAGGTGGGGAGATGCATCTTGTGGCCAAAGAAGGGCTTACTGTCCGGCTGTCCTTGCCGGTGCGTCACCCGCCCACAGTGCTAGTGATCGACGACAACCCCGAGGTGATCCAGCTCTTCCAACGCTACCTGAGCGGCGCCTATCACGTCGTGGGGGCGACTACTAGCCAAGAGGCGCTGCGCCTGGCTCAGGAGCTTCATCCCCATGTCATCACCCTGGACGTGATGATGCCCACCCAAGATGGCTGGGAGATCCTTCAGAACCTCAAGAACCACCCAGCTACGCAGGATATCCCTGTGATCGTCTGTTCTGTACTACGTGAGCGGGAGCTGGCGCTTTCCTTAGGTGCCGCTGACTTCCTAGCTAAGCCCATCACCCAGGAGATGCTGCTGAGAGCGCTAGCACGGTTTTGA
- a CDS encoding sugar ABC transporter substrate-binding protein, with protein MVNKTLSRREFLRICAGTMGAALAAGCAPLPMTPAPAAAPAPKEAVPAKVAEKIEIGWARHGAEADLKTENTLAELFAEKNPGVTIKPLVLPWEDYNTKIPVMIAGGTAPDTFGAHPALLMESYAAKGIRYIDEYINADPTINYEDILYPGDASFDGRIVGLPQKSCTHQLRFNKQLFAEAGLPTPAELYWKEKEKGWNWNAFIEMGQKLTKDLDGDGQPDQYFYAGQGGTNILGLIRAAGGDIFDPEITKCILTEPAAKEAIQFMADLVLKYGVQPPPELRADELGINFNTGKIAVAGATTCDSVRDLRKGYELPFAWDFVILPAGSAGFRTWGDTDQIVLTTTSAYPDIAFKWMAYRSSKEAWEESYAKGVILAFSDGPTRWSIFESKAFTEPLSAIDINMIKEGYKYTIPNPFVPRAPQPYRILFTIIPTEVDNVLRGVKSVDQAAADMCKQIEEILAQSKTSSIAPNQCSCLLS; from the coding sequence ATGGTTAACAAAACGCTTTCCCGCCGTGAGTTTTTGAGGATTTGCGCCGGCACGATGGGAGCTGCTTTGGCTGCCGGATGTGCTCCCTTGCCAATGACTCCGGCGCCTGCTGCAGCTCCAGCGCCTAAGGAAGCTGTTCCAGCGAAAGTGGCTGAGAAGATCGAAATCGGTTGGGCACGCCATGGTGCTGAAGCTGACTTGAAGACAGAAAACACTCTAGCAGAACTCTTCGCAGAGAAAAACCCTGGCGTAACTATAAAGCCACTTGTGCTCCCATGGGAAGACTATAACACGAAAATCCCAGTTATGATTGCGGGTGGAACAGCTCCCGACACATTCGGTGCCCACCCAGCCCTGCTAATGGAGAGTTATGCAGCCAAAGGCATACGATACATTGATGAATACATTAATGCCGATCCCACTATCAATTATGAAGACATTCTTTATCCTGGAGATGCCAGCTTTGATGGGCGCATCGTTGGGTTACCTCAGAAATCATGTACCCACCAACTCCGCTTTAACAAGCAGCTCTTTGCAGAGGCTGGTCTACCGACTCCAGCAGAACTATACTGGAAAGAGAAGGAGAAGGGATGGAATTGGAATGCCTTCATTGAGATGGGTCAAAAGTTAACTAAGGATCTTGATGGGGATGGACAACCTGATCAATACTTCTATGCTGGTCAGGGCGGGACTAATATCCTAGGTCTTATTCGCGCTGCTGGTGGGGATATCTTCGATCCAGAGATTACAAAGTGCATCCTTACAGAGCCAGCTGCTAAGGAAGCTATTCAGTTTATGGCAGACTTAGTCTTAAAGTATGGAGTTCAGCCGCCACCTGAGTTACGTGCAGACGAATTAGGCATTAACTTCAATACAGGCAAAATCGCCGTAGCAGGTGCTACTACTTGCGACTCGGTACGCGATCTACGCAAAGGCTATGAGCTACCTTTCGCCTGGGATTTTGTTATCCTGCCTGCTGGTTCTGCAGGCTTCCGGACTTGGGGTGATACTGACCAGATTGTGCTTACTACCACCAGTGCTTATCCCGATATCGCATTCAAATGGATGGCTTACAGAAGTAGTAAGGAAGCCTGGGAAGAATCTTATGCAAAGGGGGTTATACTCGCATTTTCTGACGGTCCCACTCGCTGGTCCATCTTTGAATCCAAGGCCTTCACCGAACCTTTGTCAGCTATTGACATCAACATGATTAAAGAGGGTTACAAGTACACCATTCCTAATCCATTTGTGCCTCGAGCGCCGCAGCCATACCGCATTCTCTTCACGATCATACCTACCGAGGTAGATAATGTTCTCCGAGGCGTCAAGTCGGTTGATCAGGCAGCAGCAGATATGTGCAAGCAAATCGAAGAAATCCTCGCACAGAGCAAAACATCTTCTATAGCGCCGAACCAATGCTCTTGTTTATTGTCTTAG